One window of the Klebsiella sp. WP3-W18-ESBL-02 genome contains the following:
- a CDS encoding trans-sulfuration enzyme family protein: protein MKTFDTLSVHSGTFTDSHGAVMPPIYATSTYAQPAPGQHSGYEYSRSGNPTRSALETAIAELEGGSRGYAFASGLAAISTVLELLDKDSHIVAVDDVYGGTYRLIENVRRRSAGLQVSWVKPGALSELEAAIRPETRMIWVETPTNPLLKLADLEAIARIARRHKLISVADNTFASPVIQRPLAFGFDIVVHSATKYLNGHSDVVAGLAVVGDNPALAEQLGYLQNAVGGVLDPFSSFLTLRGIRTLSLRMERHSSNALALAQWLEQQPQVEKVWFPWLESHPDYSLARRQMAQPGGMISIVVKGDAERAAAVIKKLRLFTLAESLGGVESLVSQPFSMTHASIPLAQRLANSITPQLIRLSVGIEGVEDLRADLRQALAK, encoded by the coding sequence ATGAAAACCTTCGATACGCTGAGCGTACACAGCGGCACCTTCACCGATAGCCACGGCGCGGTGATGCCACCGATTTACGCGACCTCGACCTATGCCCAACCTGCGCCGGGACAGCACAGCGGCTATGAGTATTCGCGTAGCGGTAACCCCACGCGCAGCGCGTTAGAGACCGCGATTGCCGAACTGGAAGGCGGCAGCCGCGGCTATGCTTTCGCTTCCGGGCTGGCGGCTATCTCTACGGTGCTGGAACTGCTGGATAAAGACAGCCATATTGTCGCCGTAGACGATGTCTATGGTGGGACGTACCGGTTGATTGAAAACGTGCGTCGCCGTAGCGCCGGGCTGCAGGTGAGCTGGGTCAAGCCTGGCGCGCTGTCGGAACTTGAAGCCGCTATTCGCCCGGAAACCCGCATGATTTGGGTCGAAACGCCGACCAATCCATTGCTGAAGCTTGCCGATCTGGAGGCGATCGCCAGGATCGCCCGCCGCCACAAGCTGATCAGCGTGGCGGATAACACCTTCGCCTCGCCGGTTATCCAGCGCCCGCTGGCATTCGGCTTTGATATTGTGGTGCACTCCGCCACCAAGTACCTGAACGGCCACTCCGATGTGGTCGCCGGTCTTGCGGTGGTGGGCGATAATCCGGCGCTGGCCGAGCAGCTCGGCTATTTGCAAAACGCCGTCGGCGGCGTGCTCGATCCGTTCAGCAGCTTCCTGACCCTGCGCGGGATCCGTACGCTGTCGTTGCGTATGGAACGTCACAGCAGCAACGCGCTGGCGCTTGCCCAGTGGCTTGAGCAGCAGCCACAGGTGGAAAAGGTCTGGTTTCCGTGGCTGGAATCTCATCCCGACTATTCGCTTGCTCGCCGTCAGATGGCGCAGCCGGGTGGGATGATCTCCATCGTGGTCAAAGGGGATGCCGAACGGGCAGCGGCGGTGATCAAAAAGCTGCGGCTCTTTACCCTCGCCGAAAGCCTTGGTGGTGTGGAAAGTCTGGTAAGCCAGCCGTTCAGTATGACCCATGCTTCTATTCCGCTGGCACAGCGGCTGGCCAACAGCATTACGCCGCAGCTGATTCGCCTCTCGGTGGGCATTGAAGGCGTGGAAGATTTGCGCGCCGATTTGCGCCAGGCGCTGGCAAAATAA
- a CDS encoding pyridoxal-phosphate dependent enzyme, with amino-acid sequence MTVYHSVTELIGQTPVLQLHKLDTGPCDLFLKLENQNPGGSIKDRVALSMIDEAQKQGLLLPGGTIVEATAGNTGLGLALIAAQRGYKLILVVPDKMSREKIFHLRALGAQVVLTRSDVGKGHPAYYQDYAQRLAKALPGAFYIDQFNNAANPLAHSATTAPELYQQLDGQIDAIVVGVGSGGTLGGLQAWFAEHSPQTEFILADPVGSILADRVESGRYQEAGSWLVEGIGEDFIPPLAHIDSVHQALRISDREAFTTARELLLVEGILAGSSSGTLLAAALRYCRAQTTPKRVVTFACDSGNKYLSKMFNDDWMRQQGLLTRENRGDLSDFIALRHDDGATVTAAPDDTLATVLARMRLYDISQLPVLEAGRVVGIVDEWDLLSHVQGDSQRFGLPVREAMTHEVETLDITAPESALKPIFDRGQVAVVVDNERFLGLITRSDLLTSWRNRLAQ; translated from the coding sequence ATGACCGTTTACCATTCCGTCACCGAGCTGATCGGCCAGACGCCGGTACTGCAGCTGCATAAGTTGGATACCGGCCCGTGTGACCTGTTTCTGAAGCTGGAAAATCAGAACCCCGGCGGCTCCATCAAAGATCGGGTGGCGCTGTCGATGATCGACGAGGCGCAAAAGCAGGGGCTGCTGCTGCCGGGCGGTACCATTGTCGAAGCCACCGCGGGCAACACCGGGCTTGGGCTGGCTTTGATCGCCGCCCAGCGCGGGTACAAGCTTATCCTTGTTGTGCCGGACAAAATGAGCCGGGAGAAGATTTTCCACCTCCGTGCCCTTGGCGCTCAGGTGGTGCTGACCCGTTCGGACGTTGGCAAAGGCCACCCGGCCTACTATCAGGACTACGCCCAGCGGCTGGCGAAAGCGCTCCCCGGCGCGTTTTACATTGATCAGTTCAATAACGCCGCCAATCCGTTGGCGCACTCGGCGACCACCGCGCCGGAGCTGTATCAGCAGCTCGACGGACAGATTGATGCCATCGTGGTCGGCGTGGGCTCGGGGGGGACGCTTGGCGGACTGCAGGCATGGTTTGCCGAACACTCACCGCAAACCGAGTTTATCCTTGCCGATCCGGTCGGATCGATCCTCGCCGATCGGGTTGAGAGCGGTCGCTATCAGGAAGCTGGATCGTGGCTGGTTGAAGGCATTGGTGAAGACTTCATTCCCCCGCTGGCGCACATTGACAGCGTGCATCAGGCATTACGTATCAGCGATCGGGAGGCCTTCACGACCGCACGCGAGCTTCTGTTGGTGGAAGGCATTCTGGCGGGCTCTTCAAGCGGCACCTTGCTGGCGGCAGCGCTGCGCTACTGTCGTGCACAGACTACGCCTAAGCGGGTGGTGACTTTTGCCTGTGATAGCGGCAACAAGTACCTGTCGAAAATGTTCAACGATGACTGGATGCGCCAGCAGGGTCTGCTCACCCGCGAAAATCGCGGCGATCTGAGCGATTTTATCGCGCTGCGTCACGATGACGGCGCTACGGTCACCGCCGCGCCGGATGACACTCTGGCCACCGTGCTGGCGCGGATGCGCCTTTACGACATCTCGCAGCTACCGGTACTGGAAGCGGGGCGGGTCGTGGGCATCGTCGATGAGTGGGATCTGCTGAGCCACGTGCAGGGCGACAGCCAGCGCTTTGGCCTGCCGGTTCGTGAGGCGATGACTCATGAGGTGGAAACCCTCGATATCACGGCCCCCGAAAGCGCGCTAAAACCGATTTTTGATCGCGGCCAGGTCGCGGTGGTCGTGGATAACGAGCGTTTTCTTGGCCTCATTACCCGCAGCGATCTTCTCACAAGCTGGCGCAATCGCCTTGCGCAGTAA
- a CDS encoding protein-disulfide reductase DsbD: MAQRILTLILLLCSTSAFAAGLFDGPGKTNFVPADRAFAFDFQQKQHDVNLRWQVKEGYYLYRQQIKINPANASIAPLALPKGQPHHDEFYGNSEIYRQSLTIPVTLTEASHGATLTVTYQGCADAGFCYPPETRTVPLNAVSALPSSGEAAGVRGDASAALPFSALWALLIGIGIAFTPCVLPMYPLISGIVLGGKQRLATGRALLLAFIYVQGMALTYTALGLVVAAAGMQFQAALQHPYVLIGLSAVFILLALSMFGAFSLQLPSSLQTRLTLMSNRQQGGSVGGVFAMGAIAGLICSPCTTAPLSAILLYIAQSGNLWLGGGTLYLYALGMGLPLILVTVFGNRLLPKSGPWMAHVKTAFGFVILALPVFLLERIIGDIWGLRLWSMLGVAFFSWAFISSLGLKKPWQRIGQIILLAAALISVRPLQDWAFGTTVAQNPSHLAFTRISSVETLESALANARGKPVMLDLYADWCVACKEFEKYTFSDPQVQQALQNTVLLQADVTANSARDVALLKHLQVLGLPTILFFDENGNELPALRVTGFMDATAFRAHLRDRQP, translated from the coding sequence ATGGCTCAACGCATCCTTACGCTGATTCTGCTGCTGTGCAGCACCTCAGCCTTCGCCGCCGGGCTGTTTGACGGCCCCGGCAAGACAAATTTCGTTCCCGCTGATCGGGCGTTTGCCTTCGATTTTCAGCAGAAACAGCATGACGTGAATCTCCGCTGGCAGGTAAAAGAGGGCTACTACCTCTACCGCCAGCAGATCAAGATTAACCCGGCCAACGCCAGCATCGCCCCGCTCGCGTTGCCCAAAGGTCAGCCGCATCACGACGAGTTCTATGGCAACAGCGAAATCTACCGCCAAAGCCTGACCATACCCGTCACGCTGACCGAGGCCAGCCACGGCGCCACCTTGACGGTCACCTACCAGGGCTGCGCCGACGCGGGCTTCTGCTACCCACCGGAAACCCGAACCGTACCGCTGAACGCGGTCTCTGCCCTCCCATCCTCCGGGGAGGCCGCCGGGGTAAGGGGCGATGCTAGCGCCGCCCTCCCCTTCAGTGCGCTTTGGGCCTTACTTATCGGTATTGGTATCGCCTTCACTCCGTGCGTACTGCCGATGTACCCGCTGATCTCCGGCATCGTCCTCGGCGGCAAACAGCGTCTTGCCACCGGCCGCGCGCTGCTGCTGGCATTCATCTACGTGCAGGGCATGGCGCTCACCTATACCGCGCTGGGCCTGGTCGTTGCCGCTGCCGGGATGCAGTTTCAGGCCGCGCTGCAGCATCCTTACGTACTGATCGGCCTGTCGGCGGTCTTTATTCTGCTGGCGCTGTCGATGTTTGGTGCCTTTTCGCTCCAGCTACCGTCATCGCTGCAAACCCGTCTGACCCTGATGAGCAACCGCCAGCAGGGCGGCTCTGTGGGCGGCGTGTTTGCGATGGGCGCGATTGCAGGGCTGATTTGTTCGCCGTGTACCACCGCACCGCTGAGCGCTATTCTGCTGTATATCGCCCAAAGCGGTAACCTGTGGCTCGGCGGCGGCACGCTGTACCTCTACGCGCTGGGCATGGGCCTGCCGCTGATCCTGGTAACGGTGTTCGGCAACCGCCTGCTGCCAAAAAGCGGGCCGTGGATGGCGCACGTCAAAACTGCCTTTGGCTTTGTGATCCTTGCGCTGCCGGTGTTCCTGCTGGAGCGTATTATTGGCGATATCTGGGGGCTGCGGCTGTGGTCGATGCTCGGCGTGGCCTTCTTCAGCTGGGCGTTTATTAGCAGCCTCGGCTTGAAAAAACCCTGGCAGCGCATCGGGCAAATTATCCTGCTGGCCGCCGCGCTGATTAGCGTGCGCCCGCTTCAGGATTGGGCCTTTGGCACCACCGTGGCGCAGAACCCATCGCACCTCGCCTTTACCCGCATCAGCAGCGTCGAAACGCTGGAAAGCGCGCTGGCTAACGCCCGCGGTAAACCGGTGATGCTCGACCTGTACGCCGACTGGTGCGTGGCCTGCAAAGAGTTTGAGAAGTACACCTTTAGCGACCCGCAGGTACAGCAGGCGCTGCAAAACACCGTCCTGCTGCAAGCAGATGTTACCGCCAACAGCGCCCGGGACGTGGCGCTGCTGAAGCATTTGCAGGTACTCGGTCTGCCGACAATCCTTTTCTTTGATGAAAACGGCAACGAGCTGCCCGCTTTACGGGTGACCGGCTTTATGGACGCCACCGCGTTCCGCGCACATTTGCGCGATCGCCAACCGTAG
- a CDS encoding J domain-containing protein has translation MSKPIKRLEIIKNAIELEDDEIIASQISHLKYDIDDPAIDAIIQALETRRYGEAMNAIVSWLQSQRTMTHWQDPRIAASKLELKALETQLQALIDARNARLSRLDEFNDLYMQHLGHLMAEVLRLRKLLAEASLRRQAEMNLHDDASERRARDEAREQYETWRDQQQKAEKRRERQENMAQEDRQELKRLWRQASKLCHPDLVDDALKAEANEMMAQLNQARQRGDLTAIRNLLARLMRQHEPMMASERLNDLTLLLRKISATQQQIASLQAEMLALEKEKSWLLVSTLADPQAYFRQQEKALSNTIATLRKRIIESGLDEVA, from the coding sequence ATGAGTAAACCCATCAAGCGGCTGGAAATCATTAAGAATGCCATTGAACTGGAAGATGATGAGATCATTGCCAGTCAGATTTCACACCTGAAATACGACATTGACGATCCCGCCATTGACGCCATTATCCAGGCGCTGGAGACCCGGCGCTACGGCGAGGCGATGAACGCTATCGTCAGCTGGTTGCAAAGTCAGCGGACGATGACCCACTGGCAAGATCCGCGCATTGCGGCCAGCAAGCTGGAGCTAAAAGCGCTGGAAACGCAGCTGCAGGCGCTGATTGATGCCAGAAACGCGCGCCTGAGCAGGCTTGATGAGTTTAACGATCTCTATATGCAGCATCTGGGACATCTGATGGCCGAGGTGTTGAGGCTGCGCAAGCTCCTGGCCGAAGCCTCACTGCGCAGGCAGGCCGAAATGAACCTGCACGACGATGCCAGTGAACGCCGTGCGCGTGATGAAGCGCGCGAACAGTATGAAACCTGGCGCGATCAGCAGCAAAAAGCAGAGAAACGCCGCGAGCGTCAGGAAAATATGGCGCAGGAGGATCGTCAGGAACTCAAACGGCTGTGGCGTCAGGCGAGTAAACTTTGCCACCCCGATTTGGTGGACGATGCGTTAAAGGCAGAAGCGAACGAGATGATGGCCCAGCTCAATCAGGCCAGGCAACGCGGTGACCTCACGGCTATCCGTAATCTGCTTGCCCGGCTGATGCGCCAGCACGAACCGATGATGGCGAGCGAGAGGCTCAACGATCTGACGCTGCTGCTGCGCAAAATCAGCGCCACCCAGCAGCAAATTGCCAGCCTGCAGGCCGAAATGCTCGCGCTTGAGAAGGAGAAATCCTGGCTGCTGGTATCCACGCTTGCCGATCCGCAGGCCTATTTCCGCCAGCAGGAGAAAGCGCTGTCTAACACCATCGCCACGCTGCGCAAGCGAATCATTGAGTCAGGGCTGGATGAGGTGGCTTAG
- a CDS encoding MurR/RpiR family transcriptional regulator, with the protein MRKDLTSNELRIYKFCQENPADVYKMKIHELAERVYTTAPSISKLVKKLGFNNYQEFKVDIRHVFSRANHSQQHNAFISEYMQEMQDALTKVSESKVKAFCDFLSDCNTIITWGYGTSDSVAKYVSYNLMVLGFNILNETDYTNCNVRSRFLTKNDCVLIVSNSGESEMLEEIILNARKNGIKVAAITSRSNSTLALNADAVLLYKNAIIKDTAFENISYPIQIAIIDIMLFHLSNVRKVSLKFNSKVED; encoded by the coding sequence ATGCGAAAAGATTTAACCAGCAATGAGTTACGTATCTATAAATTCTGCCAGGAAAACCCTGCTGACGTTTATAAGATGAAGATTCACGAACTGGCCGAACGCGTATACACCACCGCGCCCTCCATTTCTAAACTGGTAAAAAAGCTGGGGTTTAATAATTATCAAGAGTTTAAGGTCGACATTCGACATGTGTTCTCAAGGGCGAACCACTCGCAACAACACAATGCTTTTATCAGTGAATACATGCAGGAGATGCAGGACGCCTTAACCAAAGTATCTGAAAGTAAAGTAAAAGCATTTTGTGATTTTCTGTCCGACTGCAACACAATTATTACCTGGGGATATGGCACCTCTGATAGCGTAGCTAAATATGTCAGCTATAACCTGATGGTGCTGGGTTTTAATATTCTTAATGAAACGGACTACACCAACTGTAATGTGCGCAGTCGTTTTCTGACTAAAAATGATTGCGTATTGATTGTCTCCAACAGTGGTGAATCTGAAATGCTGGAAGAAATCATACTGAACGCTCGGAAAAACGGCATAAAAGTGGCGGCAATCACCAGTCGTTCCAATTCAACGCTGGCACTGAACGCCGATGCCGTATTGCTCTATAAAAATGCCATTATTAAAGATACGGCATTTGAAAATATTAGCTACCCGATACAAATAGCCATCATAGATATCATGCTTTTCCATTTATCGAACGTCAGAAAAGTATCATTAAAATTTAATTCAAAGGTAGAAGATTAA
- a CDS encoding transcriptional regulator, whose amino-acid sequence MQREDVLGEALQLLEQKGMASTTLEMVAERVDRPLEELRRYWPDSEALQYDALRYLSQQVETWRRQLMLNDALTAEEKLLARYSALTDCVTKNRYPGCLFIAACTFYPDAEHPIHQLANQQKQAAFQFSHTLLTQLEVDDPSMVAKQMELVLEGCLSRMLVNRSQVDVDTAHRLAEDILRFAQCRQGGALT is encoded by the coding sequence GTGCAACGCGAAGACGTATTGGGAGAAGCTCTGCAGCTCCTTGAACAAAAAGGGATGGCCAGCACAACGCTGGAGATGGTTGCTGAGCGTGTGGACCGCCCGCTGGAAGAGCTGCGCCGCTACTGGCCTGACAGCGAAGCGTTGCAGTATGACGCCTTGCGCTATCTGAGTCAGCAGGTGGAAACCTGGCGTCGCCAGCTGATGCTAAACGATGCGCTGACGGCAGAAGAGAAGCTGCTCGCCCGCTACAGCGCGCTAACCGACTGCGTCACCAAAAACCGCTATCCCGGCTGTCTGTTTATCGCCGCCTGTACCTTCTACCCGGACGCCGAGCACCCGATTCATCAGCTCGCTAACCAGCAGAAGCAGGCCGCATTCCAGTTCAGCCATACGCTGCTGACCCAGCTGGAAGTCGACGACCCATCGATGGTGGCGAAACAGATGGAGCTGGTACTGGAGGGCTGCCTGAGCCGCATGTTAGTCAACCGTAGCCAGGTCGATGTTGATACCGCCCACCGGCTGGCGGAAGATATTTTGCGCTTCGCGCAGTGCCGCCAGGGCGGCGCGCTCACCTGA
- a CDS encoding autotransporter outer membrane beta-barrel domain-containing protein has translation MTWDGTSLPDRNDSILQQGGLSGVHNLVVKNYNIIDFQLGNTFKGMNIPSIISLGVGNSTESNPNYGDLSLTVLDSVIKGRIDYKWLWGGLYLRSDTEGSTIVTTSNSNIDLTVSQSLGGWLQGAAIYTEHKGEEGHSEVVLSEGSDITLTLEAPGVAADYNPAVLAYANLGTTAVTAEKNTLITTQGLGATGIKTYSRDGSTIVHAGTINSLGDAGNGISAHAAEDSKGVISIANLADGVINMAGNSSSGIRVFSAGTGDISVYNAGKITLEQGYTGDYDNTESSAILMQTYADQIAAENITMTAVNDGEIVVKGVTSHGIHAESNMDSGTMDIRNNGLLTVDGSDSFGIKAMIAERPNVSGTAEMLIVNSGTLSLGAGAANSTGILARNSEMLGDATVWNQGELTIAGSNSDAISMFGGNNATVLNQGLIATADGSAILAESNHGETLVVNQGDILAASLTGSTPVYGINAISNYGTAGVYYETGTLKVSGENSTAIAVSGSNGQSVQLASGTHVDAAAGLGGVAMTGSGEGVIAIASGATVSGGAKQGYGVKFADTTSTYALGSGAQYTLENAGSIGALSDLAIAIDDTNGRQVTLNNYGDITGYLNAVNSNTTLNNYHTLNLRSFSDTNGDGERDTKQVALLQFGEGDNQVNNAAGALIQLAAVQNAGAVDTTGMYSAQGTKSIATAGINQAQLLNMDTFHNAGTLNLAVNQLAGDLLAITANSELSGQSAHAGGTVTSGGGSFISDGGFLLVDTVLNEGGSASQSDVLVVDNAQTGSAATRIRVNQVGGKGAVTSEDGILVVDVLGASEQNAFTLAGGPLKAGAYEYTLEQGSLLDPNNQSFYLRTSQQQLNPDIGSYLANQAMATGLFMHSLHDRLGEPQYLERFKGDERAEPGMWIRAVASNTKSDAAGRSLSVDSNNRVVHLGGDLTQWDTEHGDRYHFGLMGAWGRADSVSRSKSTGSSARSKVEGYGAGAYLTWYDNAEQAEGWYSDLWSMYSWFNNSAENTKDYRSRAWTTSLETGYASTVKPFEKWRWMVEPQGQISYTHYSASTINDRNGLLVNNDDASGVATRLGIRTYLQPTDGNEKAQFQPFLTVNWLWSDANNSMSFNNTTYSSDIPKNRFEAKLGLQAEVRQNTHIYGQISGQVGENNYTHKAAQLGLRYEF, from the coding sequence ATGACATGGGACGGTACAAGTCTGCCTGACCGTAACGATTCCATTCTTCAACAGGGTGGCTTAAGCGGTGTGCATAATCTGGTGGTAAAGAATTACAATATTATCGACTTTCAGTTAGGTAACACGTTTAAGGGGATGAATATCCCTAGCATTATTAGTCTGGGGGTAGGCAATAGCACGGAAAGCAATCCCAATTATGGCGATCTGAGTCTTACAGTATTAGATTCCGTCATTAAAGGCCGAATAGATTATAAATGGCTCTGGGGCGGTCTCTACCTGCGCAGCGACACCGAAGGGTCGACCATCGTCACCACAAGCAATTCGAATATCGATCTCACGGTGAGTCAAAGCCTCGGCGGTTGGCTTCAGGGGGCGGCGATTTATACCGAACATAAAGGTGAAGAGGGGCATTCAGAGGTTGTTCTGAGTGAAGGGTCTGATATTACCTTGACGCTGGAGGCACCGGGTGTCGCTGCAGACTATAACCCGGCGGTATTGGCTTATGCGAACCTGGGCACTACGGCGGTCACCGCTGAGAAAAACACGTTAATCACGACGCAGGGTCTCGGTGCGACCGGGATTAAAACCTACTCTCGCGATGGCAGCACCATCGTACATGCTGGCACGATCAACAGCCTGGGAGATGCGGGCAACGGGATTTCTGCGCATGCGGCAGAAGATAGCAAGGGCGTCATTTCTATCGCTAATCTGGCCGACGGCGTCATCAATATGGCAGGCAATAGTTCCTCGGGGATAAGAGTTTTTAGCGCGGGAACGGGCGATATCAGCGTCTACAATGCCGGGAAGATTACGCTCGAGCAAGGCTATACGGGCGATTACGATAATACTGAGTCCAGCGCTATCCTCATGCAAACCTATGCAGACCAGATAGCCGCTGAAAATATCACCATGACGGCGGTGAATGATGGCGAGATCGTTGTTAAGGGCGTTACCTCACATGGCATCCATGCTGAAAGTAATATGGATTCCGGGACGATGGATATCCGCAATAACGGACTGCTGACCGTTGATGGCAGCGATTCCTTTGGGATTAAGGCGATGATTGCCGAGCGTCCCAACGTGTCTGGCACTGCGGAAATGCTGATCGTCAACTCGGGAACGCTGTCGCTGGGCGCGGGAGCGGCAAATTCCACGGGTATCCTTGCCCGTAACTCAGAAATGCTGGGTGATGCGACGGTATGGAACCAGGGTGAGCTGACCATCGCGGGCAGCAACTCCGATGCAATTTCTATGTTTGGCGGCAATAATGCCACCGTGCTCAACCAGGGGCTGATCGCGACCGCTGACGGTAGCGCGATACTGGCGGAAAGTAACCACGGCGAAACGCTGGTGGTCAACCAGGGCGATATCCTCGCGGCGTCGCTCACCGGCAGCACGCCGGTATATGGCATTAATGCCATCAGTAACTATGGCACGGCGGGCGTCTACTATGAGACCGGCACGCTGAAGGTCAGCGGTGAAAACAGCACGGCCATTGCCGTCAGCGGGTCGAATGGTCAGTCCGTTCAGCTTGCATCCGGTACGCATGTGGATGCGGCCGCCGGGTTAGGCGGGGTGGCGATGACGGGCAGCGGCGAAGGGGTGATTGCCATTGCCTCCGGGGCCACGGTTTCCGGCGGGGCAAAACAGGGTTACGGCGTGAAGTTTGCCGATACCACCTCCACGTATGCACTCGGCTCTGGCGCACAGTATACGCTGGAAAACGCCGGCAGCATCGGCGCACTGAGTGATTTGGCTATCGCCATTGACGACACCAACGGGCGTCAGGTGACGCTGAACAACTACGGCGATATCACCGGCTATCTGAACGCCGTCAACAGCAATACCACGCTGAACAACTACCACACCCTGAACCTGCGCAGTTTCTCCGATACCAACGGCGATGGCGAACGGGATACCAAACAGGTTGCCCTGCTGCAGTTCGGTGAGGGGGATAATCAGGTCAATAACGCGGCGGGAGCGCTGATTCAGCTGGCTGCCGTGCAGAATGCCGGTGCGGTCGATACCACCGGGATGTACAGCGCGCAGGGCACAAAATCCATCGCCACGGCGGGGATTAATCAGGCGCAGCTGCTGAACATGGACACCTTCCACAATGCGGGCACGCTGAACCTGGCGGTGAATCAGCTGGCGGGTGACCTGCTGGCGATCACGGCGAACAGCGAGCTGAGCGGCCAGTCGGCCCACGCCGGGGGAACGGTGACATCCGGGGGCGGCAGCTTCATCTCTGACGGCGGCTTCCTGCTGGTCGATACGGTGCTCAACGAAGGCGGCAGCGCCTCGCAAAGTGACGTACTGGTGGTCGACAATGCGCAGACCGGCAGCGCGGCGACGCGGATTCGGGTGAACCAGGTGGGCGGTAAAGGGGCCGTGACCAGCGAAGACGGGATCCTGGTGGTGGACGTGCTCGGGGCGTCTGAGCAGAACGCCTTTACGCTGGCGGGCGGGCCGCTGAAAGCGGGGGCCTATGAATACACGCTGGAGCAGGGCTCACTGCTGGATCCGAACAACCAGAGTTTCTATCTGCGTACCAGCCAGCAGCAGCTCAACCCGGATATCGGCAGCTACCTTGCCAACCAGGCGATGGCGACGGGGTTGTTTATGCACTCGCTGCATGACCGTCTGGGGGAGCCGCAGTACCTGGAACGCTTTAAAGGCGACGAGCGCGCTGAGCCGGGGATGTGGATCCGTGCGGTGGCGAGCAATACCAAATCGGATGCGGCCGGACGGTCGCTGAGCGTCGACAGTAATAACCGGGTGGTTCACCTGGGCGGCGATCTGACCCAGTGGGACACTGAGCATGGCGATCGTTATCACTTTGGTCTGATGGGCGCATGGGGCCGCGCGGACAGCGTCAGCCGTAGTAAAAGCACGGGGTCTTCGGCGCGTAGTAAAGTTGAAGGCTACGGCGCCGGGGCGTATCTCACCTGGTACGACAACGCAGAGCAGGCGGAAGGCTGGTACAGCGATCTGTGGAGCATGTACAGCTGGTTTAATAACAGCGCGGAAAATACGAAAGATTACCGCAGCCGCGCCTGGACCACGTCGCTGGAAACGGGCTATGCGAGTACGGTGAAGCCGTTTGAGAAATGGCGCTGGATGGTGGAACCGCAGGGGCAGATCAGCTACACGCACTACAGCGCATCGACCATTAATGACCGCAACGGCCTGCTGGTGAACAACGATGACGCCAGCGGCGTGGCGACGCGGCTGGGCATTCGTACCTACCTTCAGCCGACGGACGGCAACGAGAAGGCGCAGTTCCAGCCGTTCCTGACGGTGAACTGGTTATGGTCAGACGCGAACAACAGCATGAGCTTCAACAATACGACCTATTCAAGCGATATCCCGAAAAACCGCTTTGAAGCCAAACTGGGTCTGCAGGCGGAAGTGCGTCAGAACACCCACATTTATGGTCAGATTTCCGGGCAGGTGGGCGAGAATAACTACACGCACAAAGCGGCTCAGCTTGGGCTGCGCTACGAGTTCTGA